In Juglans microcarpa x Juglans regia isolate MS1-56 chromosome 4S, Jm3101_v1.0, whole genome shotgun sequence, a single window of DNA contains:
- the LOC121261867 gene encoding 1-aminocyclopropane-1-carboxylate synthase CMA101-like — protein sequence MKLLSRKVTCNTHGQDSSYFLGWQEYENNPFDEVRNSNGIIQMGLAENQLSFDILESWLAMNPDAAGFKRDGNSIFRELALFQDYHGLPAFKKALVEFMAEIRGNKVIFDPSRLVLTAGSTSANETLMFCLAEAGEAFLLPTPYYPGFDRDLKWRTGVEIVPIHCTSSNGFRITASALEEAYQEAHKRNLRVKGVLVTNPSNPLGTTLSLSELNLLIDFITAKDIHLISDEIYSGTVFSSPGFVSVMEVLNGYENTEVWNRVHIVYSLSKDLGLPGFRIGAIYSNDEMVVAAATKMSSFGLVSSQTQYLLSALLSDKKFTKKYLFENQERLKQRQKMLVMGLQKAGISCLKSNAALFCWVDMRHLLHSNTFESEMELWKRIVYDVRLNISPGSSCHCTEPGWFRVCFANMSESTLNLAMQRLKNFVVDSTTNNGNKRSLHHYYSPKKSKKKSLITKWVFRLSSRDRDRESSDER from the exons ATGAAGCTCTTGTCTAGAAAGGTCACGTGCAACACTCACGGGCAAGATTCCTCATACTTCCTAGGGTGGCAGGAATACGAGAATAACCCCTTCGACGAGGTTCGGAATTCAAATGGGATCATTCAGATGGGTCTCGCGGAGAATCAG CTCTCCTTTGATATTCTTGAATCGTGGCTTGCTATGAACCCGGACGCAGCAGGGTTCAAAAGAGATGGAAACTCCATATTCAGAGAGCTTGCTCTCTTCCAAGATTACCATGGCCTCCCCGCTTTCAAAAAG GCATTGGTAGAATTCATGGCAGAAATCAGAGGAAACAAAGTGATCTTTGATCCCAGCCGCCTCGTTCTCACTGCCGGCTCAACTTCAGCTAACGAGACTCTCATGTTTTGCCTAGCTGAAGCTGGCGAAGCCTTTCTCCTTCCGACTCCATACTATCCTGG ATTTGATAGGGATCTCAAGTGGCGAACCGGGGTTGAGATTGTACCGATACACTGCACTAGCTCCAATGGCTTCCGGATTACTGCATCCGCTCTTGAAGAAGCCTACCAAGAAGCACATAAACGTAATCTAAGAGTCAAAGGTGTGTTGGTGACGAACCCGTCAAATCCATTGGGAACTACATTGAGTCTAAGTGAACTGAATCTCCTCATCGACTTCATTACTGCTAAAGATATCCATCTCATAAGCGATGAGATTTATTCCGGCACCGTTTTTAGCTCTCCAGGCTTCGTAAGCGTCATGGAAGTTCTAAACGGCTATGAAAACACCGAAGTCTGGAACAGAGTTCATATTGTGTATAGTCTTTCGAAGGACCTGGGTCTTCCTGGTTTTCGCATCGGGGCAATCTATTCCAACGATGAGATGGTCGTGGCCGCGGCAACCAAAATGTCAAGCTTTGGCTTAGTTTCTTCCCAAACCCAATACCTTCTTTCTGCATTGCTTTCTGACAAGAAATTCACGAAGAAATACCTCTTCGAAAACCAGGAGAGGCTTAAACAAAGACAGAAAATGCTCGTCATGGGCCTGCAGAAAGCCGGCATTAGCTGCCTTAAGAGCAATGCAGCTTTATTTTGCTGGGTAGACATGCGGCACCTCTTGCACTCTAACACTTTCGAATCGGAAATGGAGCTTTGGAAGAGAATTGTTTACGACGTCCGGTTAAACATCTCTCCGGGATCGTCCTGCCACTGCACCGAACCGGGATGGTTTCGTGTTTGCTTTGCTAACATGTCCGAGTCGACTTTGAACCTCGCCATGCAACGGCTGAAGAACTTTGTTGTGGACTCCACCACCAACAATGGCAACAAAAGATCATTGCACCATTATTATTCTCCCAAGAAATCGAAAAAAAAGTCACTGATCACTAAGTGGGTTTTCCGGCTATCATCTCGTGACCGTGACCGCGAGTCGTCCGATGAACGATAG